One window from the genome of Drosophila willistoni isolate 14030-0811.24 unplaced genomic scaffold, UCI_dwil_1.1 Seg829, whole genome shotgun sequence encodes:
- the LOC124462016 gene encoding uncharacterized protein LOC124462016, whose translation MYFGRPEHIIKLLMENVRNLPPPKGKLEPLIEFAFAVKNMCATIRASKLDAHLNNPTLLQELIEKTGPDMMLNWALHSKSIPYPNIQHLADWLFELAEAASRVSTPNILLESDKKRINRGVMHTHTAAPTDSPKNTVCAICKGHHKPVSCEKLLRMSVEARWNAINNHHLCAQCLKNHKGSCWSRVACDINGCKAKHHRLLHKDVTESVLHNHRGSLTNQPECYVRIVPVTLHSNSKSVDIYAFMDDGSTLTLVEEKLADALEVKGFANPLCIRWTGDVSRQEPESKQLNLKISKQGLGNKLFKVNEVCTVKSIDLSAETMIADRIKQRYPHLKNLPIPSFINAMPQMIIGSNNPNLIASLKVREGKWQQPIAAKTRLGWTIYGGSGRSGGGLNLHRCQCDLDLHEMVKKHLLTEEKSPPIFTKSPDEERSLQILEDTVSYSSRTYTTGLLWKDGPRVFPNSLPVAKRRLLCMQKKMAADPHFANELHNQIQNLIAKGYARKLPEEETREKPENAWYLPIFTVRNPHKPDRVRLVWDAAAQSSGVALNDFLLKGPDLLVPLLQIMYNFRMRAIGVSGDIAEMFHRIAVREEDAKAQRFLWQNQTTGVVETFQLNVLTFGATCSPCIAHYVRDLNAKKHADEFPAAAKAIQSSHYVDDYIDSCHSEEEAITLAKEVREVHAGASICASGVRTPNGYSLHFATQQPTTKNSSLTVKRYTLMRKYWACGGAHIKMPSPMH comes from the coding sequence ATGTACTTTGGACGCCCGGAACACATAATAAAACTGTTGATGGAGAATGTGCGAAATTTGCCTCCTCCAAAGGGCAAGCTAGAACCGCTGATCGAGTTTGCATTTGCGGTGAAAAATATGTGCGCTACCATTAGGGCAAGCAAGCTAGATGCGCACCTGAACAACCCTACGTTATTACAAGAGCTTATCGAGAAGACGGGACCTGATATGATGCTTAACTGGGCTCTACATTCAAAATCCATACCCTACCCGAACATACAGCACCTAGCGGATTGGTTGTTTGAATTGGCGGAAGCGGCGAGTCGCGTATCTACGCCCAACATATTACTAGAAAGCGACAAGAAGAGAATCAACAGAGGAGTGATGCATACACATACCGCAGCGCCTACAGATAGCCCTAAAAACACAGTCTGTGCGATATGCAAAGGACACCACAAACCAGTGTCTTGCGAAAAGTTGTTGCGGATGTCAGTCGAAGCCAGGTGGAACGCGATAAATAACCATCACCTATGTGCTCAGTGCCTCAAAAACCACAAGGGATCCTGCTGGAGTCGCGTAGCTTGCGACATAAATGGCTGCAAAGCAAAACATCACCGTCTCCTTCATAAGGACGTGACGGAAAGCGTTCTGCACAATCATCGTGGGTCACTAACCAACCAGCCGGAATGCTATGTTCGAATCGTTCCAGTCACTTTGCACTCCAATTCGAAATCCGTCGATATCTACGCATTTATGGATGACGGATCGACTCTaacacttgtagaagaaaaattggctGATGCGCTCGAAGTGAAAGGTTTCGCCAATCCACTATGCATTAGATGGACCGGCGATGTTAGTCGGCAGGAGCCGGAATCCAAGCAGCTGAACTTGAAAATCTCAAAACAAGGACTGGgcaataaattgtttaaagtAAATGAAGTCTGTACGGTTAAGTCAATTGATCTTTCAGCCGAGACGATGATAGCAGATAGGATAAAACAGAGATATCCGCATTTAAAAAACCTGCCTATCCCGAGCTTCATTAACGCAATGCCTCAAATGATAATCGGCAGTAATAATCCGAATCTCATAGCTTCGCTAAAGGTGCGCGAAGGAAAATGGCAGCAACCAATAGCTGCAAAAACGAGACTAGGATGGACTATATATGGCGGATCGGGACGATCTGGGGGAGGACTCAACCTGCATCGCTGTCAATGCGATCTGGATTTGCATGAGATggttaaaaaacatttgctaACGGAGGAAAAATCACCGCCGATATTTACCAAGTCCCCTGATGAAGAGCGATCTCTACAGATTCTGGAGGATACTGTTAGTTACAGCTCGCGGACGTACACCACGGGATTGCTTTGGAAAGATGGCCCCCGTGTATTTCCAAATAGCCTGCCGGTAGCAAAACGACGACTCTTATgcatgcaaaagaaaatggcagcaGACCCTCATTTTGCGAATGAGCTACATAATCAAATACAAAACTTGATAGCCAAAGGCTATGCCAGAAAGTTGCCAGAGGAAGAAACCAGGGAGAAACCCGAAAACGCATGGTACTTACCCATTTTTACTGTTCGAAATCCACATAAACCTGACAGGGTAAGATTGGTGTGGGACGCGGCAGCTCAATCATCAGGAGTAGCCCTAAATGACTTTCTTCTAAAGGGGCCCGATTTGCTCGTGCCCTTGCTGCAGATTATGTACAACTTTAGGATGAGAGCAATCGGCGTGAGCGGTGACATCGCCGAAATGTTCCATCGAATAGCAGTAAGAGAAGAAGACGCTAAAGCACAACGATTCCTATGGCAAAATCAGACAACCGGAGTCGTAGAAACTTTCCAATTAAATGTGTTGACATTTGGAGCCACGTGCTCACCCTGTATAGCGCACTATGTGCGCGACTTGAACGCTAAGAAACACGCGGACGAGTTTCCTGCGGCAGCTAAAGCTATTCAGTCAAGTCACTATGTAGACGACTACATCGATTCATGCCATTCAGAAGAAGAAGCCATTACATTAGCGAAGGAAGTTAGAGAAGTCCACGCGGGGGCTTCCATATGCGCAAGTGGTGTTCGAACTCCAAACGGGTACTCGCTGCACTTTGCGACACAACAACCTACGACGAAAAACAGTTCTTTAACAGTGAAGAGATACACTCTTATGAGAAAATATTGGGCATGCGGTGGAGCCCACATCAAGATGCCTTCACCTATGCACTAA